A single genomic interval of Sceloporus undulatus isolate JIND9_A2432 ecotype Alabama chromosome 2, SceUnd_v1.1, whole genome shotgun sequence harbors:
- the LOC121923646 gene encoding leucine-rich repeat-containing protein 52-like, protein MGFGCRTGCICEKWKYNCTNAGLRDVPSELPPITRELILIKNHIRILPPLEMTCLNELVYLDCSHNEIFINREYKFPWMEKLTYLDLSFNKIMYVSTWTFSRLTVLLFLNISHNPYLTTVVEQSFTFNHLLRYVDISACNVSYLSPNLFRDQHNLHTLGLIGNPFQCDCELLEFINWLLKPKVNWQILDPDATTCHGPEEELKGAPLLRTEQFLHAKCLPHYESKDHIMNAVLTCAFFAGGAIAAWLLGVISVLYYHPIYKTEDDSDEQEYRRI, encoded by the exons ATGGGCTTCGGTTGTCGCACTGGCTGCATCTGTGAAAAATGGAAGTACAATTGCACCAACGCAGGCTTGAGAGACGTTCCATCTGAACTCCCACCTATTACCCGGGAGCTCATCTTGATTAAAAACCATATCAGGATATTGCCACCCTTAGAGATGACCTGTCTCAATGAACTGGTCTACCTGGATTGCAGCCACAATGAGATCTTCATCAACCGGGAGTACAAGTTTCCTTGGATGGAAAAGCTGACGTACCTGGACTTGAGTTTCAACAAAATAATGTATGTGAGCACCTGGACGTTCTCCAGGCTGACCGTTCTGTTGTTCCTGAATATCTCCCACAATCCATACCTGACGACGGTTGTGGAACAATCCTTCACTTTCAATCACTTGTTGAGATACGTGGATATCAGTGCCTGTAATGTGAGCTACCTTAGCCCTAATCTTTTCCGAGATCAGCATAACCTTCATACTTTGGGGTTAATAGGTAACCCCTTTCAATGTGACTGTGAATTATTAGAATTTATCAACTGGCTGCTGAAACCAAAAGTGAACTGGCAAATATTAG ATCCTGATGCTACTACTTGCCATGGACCAGAAGAAGAATTAAAAGGTGCGCCACTCCTGAGGACAGAACAATTTCTCCATGCTAAATGCCTTCCTCATTATGAATCGAAAGATCACATCATGAATGCTGTGCTTACCTGCGCCTTCTTTGCAGGAGGAGCTATAGCAGCTTGGCTGTTGGGGGTAATCTCTGTGTTATATTACCACCCCATATATAAGACAGAGGATGATTCAGATGAGCAAGAGTACAGAAGGATATAG
- the LOC121921912 gene encoding zinc finger protein with KRAB and SCAN domains 1-like, whose amino-acid sequence MAGQPKWGVLQNRRGETFRTGEPCWENDKKDVRRTLQPIHTRGENPEMAETSQWDDTKAFLASFEKVAQACQWPREEWAARLLPALSGEAKEAYHALEIRDKEDYGKVKAAILQGDTWRMEMRRQHFREFRCQRVEDPQRIHSQVQELCHRWLKPERQSKDQILELLILEQFLASLPPDLQSWIRAGGPDTCSQAVALVEDFMMRMEEAGKGKKIQRPLREEGIEMLDAGEQPLNASNEQVCKETPKDSDMEVNLLGSGNKWPCHPSSSLLEQQGMVEAGLRKRAVNRKEASGVAWLVAAQTEVRPSPKTMFWEVQQENNRNVISLGDGKETQVKTGNPQLGIYKPGEISRPPPQKSQDDVMVKEEMKKQRCELDEQQRKQSMERKTECNELPNNHTATTIANFTTHTKEKMPLFSKYGRKYRYMSEFETILAIEAHSECPMSEGTFQQNSCLDETLKTLRGERRSEFAENEEEDIERQLRNREEEATTDSDQFGMRFSYAETLQINQGKQSEVKPYQCWQCGKHFKHRLSLRRHERIHTADKPFECPHCSKCFSHKRDFNRHELTHTREKPFQCSECGKKFCRKDHLVLHQRSHRRQKPSECL is encoded by the exons ATGGCCGGGCAACCCAAGTGGGGCGTATTACAAAACAGGAGAGGGGAAACATTCAGAACAGGGGAACCATGCTGGGAAAATGACAAGAAGGACGTTCGGAGGACACTGCAACCCATTCACACAAGAGGGGAGAACCCAGAGATGGCTGAGACATCCCAATGGGATGATACCAAGGCCTTCCTGGCCTCCTTTGAGAAAGTGGCCCAAGCCTGCCAATGGCCTCGAGAAGAGTGGGCAGCCCGGCTTTTGCCAGCTCTCAGTGGTGAAGCCAAAGAGGCATATCATGCTCTGGAAATCAGAGACAAAGAGGACTATGGGAAAGTGAAGGCCGCCATATTGCAAGGTGACACCTGGAGAATGGAAATGCGGCGCCAACACTTCCGAGAGTTTCGCTGCCAGAGGGTGGAGGATCCCCAAAGGATTCACAGCCAAGTCCAGGAGCTTTGCCACCGGTGGCTGAAGCCGGAGAGACAAAGTAAGGATCAGATCCTGGAGCTGTTGATCCTGGAACAATTCCTGGCCAGTCTCCCCCCAGATCTGCAAAGTTGGATCCGAGCCGGAGGGCCAGACACCTGCTCTCAGGCCGTGGCTTTGGTGGAGGACTTCATGATGAgaatggaagaggcaggaaaggggaagaagatTCAG AGGCCATTGAGGGAGGAGGGCATAGAGATGCTGGATGCAGGGGAGCAACCCTTGAATGCTTCAAATGAGCAGGTCTGCAAAGAAACCCCAAAAGACAGTGACATGGAGGTCAATCTGCTTG GCAGTGGAAACAAGTGGCCATGTCACCCCAGTTCATCGCTTCTTGAACAACAAGGAATGGTAGAAGCTGGGCTGAGAAAG AGGGCAGTGAACCGTAAAGAAGCAAGTGGGGTGGCTTGGCTTGTAGCGGCACAGACTGAGGTTCGGCCCAGCCCAAAGACCATGTTTTGGGAAGTACAGCAGGAGAACAACAGAAATGTAATTTCTCTGG GTGATGGGAAGGAAACTCAGGTCAAGACAGGGAATCCTCAATTGGGAATATATAAGCCAGGGGAGATCTCCAGgcctcccccacaaaaaagccAAGATGATGTGATGGTGAAGGAGGAGATGAAAAAACAAAGATGTGAATTGGATGAGCAACAAAGGAAGCAGTCGATGGAGAGGAAGACTGAGTGCAATGAGCTCCCCAACAATCATACAGCTACCACTATTGCAAAtttcacaacacacacaaaggagAAAATGCCCTTGTTCTCCAAGTATGGTCGAAAATATCGCTACATGTCAGAATTTGAAACGATCCTTGCTATCGAAGCCCACAGTGAATGTCCTATGTCAGAGGGGACCTTTCAACAAAATTCCTGTTTGGATGAAACCCTGAAAACTctaagaggagagagaagatcggaGTTTGCcgagaatgaggaagaagacatagAGAGACAGCTAAGGAATCGGGAAGAAGAGGCAACGACTGACTCTGATCAATTTGGGATGAGATTTAGTTATGCAGAAACACTCCAGATAAATCAAGGAAAGCAGAGCGAAGTGAAACCATACCAGTGTTGGCAGTGTGGGAAGCACTTCAAACACAGACTCTCTCTGCGTAGACATGAGAGAATTCATACTGCAGACAAGCCGTTCGAATGTCCTCACTGCAGCAAATGCTTTAGTCACAAAAGAGATTTTAACAGACATGAGCTCACCCATACGCGGGAGAAGCCTTTCCAGTGCTCCGAGTGTGGGAAGAAGTTTTGCCGGAAGGATCACTTGGTTCTCCATCAAAGATCTCACAGAAGACAGAAACCCTCCGAATGCCTTTAA